The following are encoded in a window of Castanea sativa cultivar Marrone di Chiusa Pesio chromosome 9, ASM4071231v1 genomic DNA:
- the LOC142610953 gene encoding F-box/kelch-repeat protein At3g06240-like isoform X2, which translates to MSRPTEKLRLLTERVLDDDIVFDILTRLPVKSLIRFRCDENNGDHVIYLWNPSIRKFKMLAPALLTDPFDGATLGLAYHSQKNDFKILRLVTFQGSLEEPDPPTEAEVYTLSTDSWRKVVLAELSDLNVGYIYHQSPYIFLNGALHCIVANKHCSFILSFDINDERFHKIMLPLDFLDVYQSYLTVFKGSLAYIILSNHRATVGIMCHLWVMKEYGVAESWTRKCVPIDWCHHFHGCTDNGELLITICTGLISIDPENLLQNSLITEFNIRWVCYAANSIESLVLLDGVNVSSEYED; encoded by the exons ATGTCTCGACCTACGGAAAAGCTAAGATTGTTGACCGAGCGTGTTCTGGACGACGACATCGTATTCGACATACTGACTCGGCTGCCAGTGAAATCCTTAATCCGATTCAG GTGTGACGAAAACAATGGTGATCATGTAATATATTTGTGGAACCCAAGCATTAGAAAGTTTAAGATGCTTGCTCCTGCTCTTTTGACTGACCCTTTTGATGGTGCCACCCTTGGGCTTGCTTATCATTCTCAAAAGAATGATTTCAAGATTCTTAGACTTGTGACTTTCCAAGGGTCTCTTGAAGAGCCAGATCCACCGACTGAGGCTGAGGTTTACACATTGAGTACGGATTCGTGGAGGAAGGTAGTGTTGGCGGAGTTGTCTGACCTCAACGTTGGATATATTTATCATCAGTcaccatatatatttttgaacGGAGCACTGCACTGTATAGTAGCTAATAAACACTGCAGTTTCATTTTGTCCTTTGACATTAATGATGAGAGATTCCATAAGATAATGCTGCCTCTGGATTTCTTAGATGTATACCAATCATATCTTACAGTGTTCAAGGGATCGCTCGCTTATATTATTCTCTCTAACCATCGAGCTACTGTGGGCATTATGTGCCACTTATGGGTGATGAAGGAGTATGGCGTGGCAGAGTCTTGGACCAGAAAATGTGTACCAATCGATTGGTGTCATCATTTCCATGGCTGCACAGACAATGGTGAATTGCTAATTACGATTTGCACGGGGCTGATATCAATTGACCCTGAGAATCTACTTCAGAACAGTCTTATAACGGAATTTAATATTAGATGGGTTTGTTACGCAGCCAATTCCATAGAGAGTTTGGTTCTACTTGATGGGGTAAATGTGTCATCTGAATACGAAGATTAG
- the LOC142610953 gene encoding F-box/kelch-repeat protein At3g06240-like isoform X1, with protein sequence MSRPTEKLRLLTERVLDDDIVFDILTRLPVKSLIRFRCVSKSWYSTVTNPIFIAAHFKLNEAKSLSNINSHNGYLLYTPVTEDYSFHEELRTLVYNRDRTVTEISRFITPFPYCVAFMNCFCNGIFCLGRCDENNGDHVIYLWNPSIRKFKMLAPALLTDPFDGATLGLAYHSQKNDFKILRLVTFQGSLEEPDPPTEAEVYTLSTDSWRKVVLAELSDLNVGYIYHQSPYIFLNGALHCIVANKHCSFILSFDINDERFHKIMLPLDFLDVYQSYLTVFKGSLAYIILSNHRATVGIMCHLWVMKEYGVAESWTRKCVPIDWCHHFHGCTDNGELLITICTGLISIDPENLLQNSLITEFNIRWVCYAANSIESLVLLDGVNVSSEYED encoded by the coding sequence ATGTCTCGACCTACGGAAAAGCTAAGATTGTTGACCGAGCGTGTTCTGGACGACGACATCGTATTCGACATACTGACTCGGCTGCCAGTGAAATCCTTAATCCGATTCAGGTGCGTTTCTAAATCATGGTACTCTACTGTCACAAACCCCATTTTCATTGCCGCACACTTCAAGCTCAACGAAGCCAAATCATTATCCAATATAAATAGTCACAATGGTTATCTGCTTTATACACCTGTAACAGAGGACTATTCTTTTCACGAAGAATTGCGTACACTTGTTTACAATAGGGACCGCACAGTGACTGAGATTTCCAGGTTTATAACCCCCTTTCCCTATTGTGTTGCCTTCATGAATTGCTTCTGTAATGGCATCTTCTGCCTTGGTAGGTGTGACGAAAACAATGGTGATCATGTAATATATTTGTGGAACCCAAGCATTAGAAAGTTTAAGATGCTTGCTCCTGCTCTTTTGACTGACCCTTTTGATGGTGCCACCCTTGGGCTTGCTTATCATTCTCAAAAGAATGATTTCAAGATTCTTAGACTTGTGACTTTCCAAGGGTCTCTTGAAGAGCCAGATCCACCGACTGAGGCTGAGGTTTACACATTGAGTACGGATTCGTGGAGGAAGGTAGTGTTGGCGGAGTTGTCTGACCTCAACGTTGGATATATTTATCATCAGTcaccatatatatttttgaacGGAGCACTGCACTGTATAGTAGCTAATAAACACTGCAGTTTCATTTTGTCCTTTGACATTAATGATGAGAGATTCCATAAGATAATGCTGCCTCTGGATTTCTTAGATGTATACCAATCATATCTTACAGTGTTCAAGGGATCGCTCGCTTATATTATTCTCTCTAACCATCGAGCTACTGTGGGCATTATGTGCCACTTATGGGTGATGAAGGAGTATGGCGTGGCAGAGTCTTGGACCAGAAAATGTGTACCAATCGATTGGTGTCATCATTTCCATGGCTGCACAGACAATGGTGAATTGCTAATTACGATTTGCACGGGGCTGATATCAATTGACCCTGAGAATCTACTTCAGAACAGTCTTATAACGGAATTTAATATTAGATGGGTTTGTTACGCAGCCAATTCCATAGAGAGTTTGGTTCTACTTGATGGGGTAAATGTGTCATCTGAATACGAAGATTAG